The following are encoded together in the Pedobacter steynii genome:
- a CDS encoding glycosyltransferase family 2 protein: MLISNKSEIVTRGISCFLNQNYPHLELIMIQCGGLSVGVAVPNFPELHYIYHHKQASSAEMRNKACAKAKGEIIIHWTEDAYYAKDWVTNQVNALIRSCADISGLNKTTGCPSWLSLQKKQLAYPDETVSWITDQTLCYWKRLWTVYPFKNTKTGESTDFITNSGGTVYSHHYSKGYQGQTDLIPVPAKRAVIPLVSCIMATSDSEMIIPFVLDYFLYQDYPNVELIIIDDGKNAAPELILHCPNVKYFFISSRKTAGAKRNMACNLSNGKIIIHWDDQDWYAHNWITHQVSALMTSGADISGLNLVQTFPLTNQKIITTEKSAWIYGATMVYWKSIWENHKFKELQTGEVEDFQQHQGFKIFAHSYIEGFNTNTYMKYLDGITPDDPLTN; the protein is encoded by the coding sequence ATGCTAATCAGTAACAAATCAGAAATCGTCACAAGGGGCATCAGCTGTTTTTTAAATCAAAACTATCCACATCTGGAATTAATTATGATACAATGCGGCGGGCTCTCAGTGGGGGTGGCAGTACCCAATTTCCCAGAACTCCACTATATTTATCATCATAAACAGGCAAGCTCAGCAGAAATGCGCAATAAGGCTTGTGCAAAAGCAAAAGGCGAAATTATTATCCATTGGACTGAAGATGCGTATTATGCCAAAGATTGGGTAACGAACCAGGTCAATGCATTGATCCGGTCATGTGCAGATATCTCCGGACTCAATAAAACAACCGGATGTCCTTCCTGGCTATCTTTACAAAAGAAACAATTAGCGTATCCAGATGAAACGGTCAGCTGGATAACGGATCAGACTTTGTGTTACTGGAAAAGATTATGGACAGTTTATCCATTTAAGAATACTAAAACAGGTGAAAGCACCGACTTCATCACTAATTCAGGGGGAACAGTCTATTCCCATCACTATTCAAAGGGATACCAGGGACAAACAGATCTGATTCCTGTTCCTGCTAAACGTGCAGTGATACCTTTGGTATCTTGCATTATGGCAACGAGCGACTCTGAAATGATTATCCCCTTTGTATTAGATTATTTTCTTTATCAAGATTATCCAAATGTAGAGCTTATCATTATAGACGATGGCAAGAATGCTGCACCTGAATTGATTTTACACTGCCCAAATGTTAAATATTTCTTTATCAGCAGCAGAAAAACTGCTGGAGCAAAAAGGAATATGGCCTGCAATTTATCCAATGGAAAAATCATCATCCACTGGGACGATCAGGATTGGTATGCCCATAACTGGATTACACATCAGGTAAGTGCCTTGATGACTTCCGGCGCAGATATTTCCGGATTAAACCTGGTCCAGACTTTCCCGCTAACTAATCAAAAAATCATTACCACAGAAAAAAGTGCATGGATATATGGGGCGACGATGGTCTATTGGAAATCTATTTGGGAAAATCACAAATTTAAAGAGCTTCAAACAGGAGAAGTCGAAGATTTCCAGCAACATCAGGGATTCAAAATTTTTGCCCACAGTTATATTGAAGGGTTTAATACCAATACTTATATGAAGTACCTGGACGGCATAACACCCGATGATCCCTTAACAAATTAA
- a CDS encoding alpha-L-rhamnosidase C-terminal domain-containing protein: MYGTTIGYPLKITATFRCNDQTLKRMWTLGCRHIQYALAKISYDAPYHEQSQYTGETPIQALTALYLSGEEHLIKKVILDFYHSRSSGPSTSQYESGNRLKVIPTFSLFWVSMIYDYWMHRKDDIFITQFLPAIQGILDWHERQIKGDQETIGIMNWWTAIDFDKCNGWGNSLGSEGSKSAILSLQYAYTLEQAAKLFIAFGDPERAKRYTNLAENINNDIISSCFCNEKALIADSPEKLSYSQHANIWAILSNAVKDTKAKELMVNLLEDKSIQQTTFYYKFYLILALKKTGLHEHYYARLKPETPLLSTDLLKIPEELSANYSDRNEWGTQPNYDFLTTICGITPAAPAFERIRIQPVMGDLLEIEGSIKHPQGSIVVKYQRIGKTGIRADIDIPESLQGDFLWNNKILPLRGGKQMIEFSLVSELIPEY, from the coding sequence ATGTATGGAACGACAATAGGTTATCCACTAAAAATAACGGCCACGTTTAGATGTAATGACCAGACACTAAAAAGAATGTGGACCTTGGGATGCAGACACATCCAGTATGCCCTGGCTAAAATCAGTTACGATGCACCATACCATGAACAATCACAATATACAGGTGAAACCCCTATCCAGGCCCTTACTGCCCTCTATCTATCAGGGGAAGAACACCTTATAAAAAAAGTAATCCTGGATTTCTATCATTCCCGTTCATCCGGACCATCAACAAGTCAATACGAATCTGGAAACCGGCTTAAAGTTATCCCCACTTTTTCATTGTTTTGGGTATCTATGATTTACGATTATTGGATGCACCGAAAAGACGATATTTTCATCACTCAGTTTCTCCCTGCCATTCAGGGTATTCTGGATTGGCACGAACGACAAATAAAGGGTGATCAGGAAACCATTGGTATTATGAACTGGTGGACTGCAATAGACTTCGACAAGTGTAATGGTTGGGGGAACAGTCTGGGTTCTGAAGGTTCTAAATCCGCTATTCTTTCTTTACAATATGCTTACACCTTGGAACAAGCCGCAAAATTGTTCATTGCTTTTGGAGATCCTGAACGTGCAAAAAGATATACAAATCTTGCAGAAAACATCAATAATGACATCATTAGCTCATGCTTCTGCAACGAAAAAGCATTAATAGCAGATTCACCGGAAAAGTTATCTTATAGCCAGCATGCTAACATCTGGGCAATTTTGAGTAATGCGGTCAAAGACACAAAAGCTAAAGAATTAATGGTGAATTTGCTAGAGGATAAATCAATCCAGCAGACTACTTTCTACTACAAATTCTACTTAATACTAGCCTTAAAAAAAACGGGGCTCCACGAACATTATTATGCCCGACTCAAGCCAGAAACGCCTCTCCTCAGTACCGACCTTCTCAAAATCCCGGAGGAGCTTTCAGCCAATTACTCTGATCGTAATGAATGGGGCACCCAACCCAATTACGATTTCCTAACAACAATTTGCGGTATTACTCCTGCAGCCCCTGCTTTTGAACGCATCCGGATCCAGCCTGTAATGGGTGATTTATTGGAAATTGAAGGAAGTATAAAGCATCCGCAAGGAAGCATTGTTGTAAAATATCAGAGGATTGGAAAGACAGGCATTCGTGCTGATATAGATATCCCGGAAAGCCTTCAAGGAGATTTTTTATGGAACAACAAAATTCTTCCGCTACGTGGTGGAAAACAAATGATAGAATTTTCATTAGTCAGCGAACTGATTCCTGAATACTGA
- a CDS encoding Crp/Fnr family transcriptional regulator gives MESEHFLNSLAGANKPSNELRIQFYKMVEKKVHPKHETILNTGQVSNHIWFLAQGFVMAYIEKDEKKIPYQFWNENEIIVPVNSFFKQLPADGCIEVLEKSTLIAISFTNFSKLTEVFPECNIFLCNLLQNLHYETEKRVLNLTSIDPGERYTLLLKESSFIIRKASVEMIAAYLGVSRKTLNRIRAKKN, from the coding sequence ATGGAAAGCGAACATTTCTTAAATTCTCTTGCAGGCGCAAATAAACCAAGTAATGAACTTAGAATTCAATTTTATAAAATGGTGGAAAAGAAAGTCCATCCAAAACATGAGACCATTTTAAATACCGGCCAGGTTAGCAATCATATTTGGTTCCTTGCTCAGGGATTTGTGATGGCCTATATTGAAAAAGATGAGAAGAAGATTCCCTATCAATTCTGGAATGAAAATGAAATTATAGTTCCGGTAAATAGTTTTTTCAAACAACTTCCGGCAGATGGCTGTATAGAAGTACTGGAAAAAAGCACGCTGATAGCCATCTCCTTTACGAATTTCAGCAAGCTCACAGAAGTATTTCCCGAGTGCAATATTTTTCTGTGTAACCTTCTTCAGAACCTTCATTACGAAACTGAAAAAAGAGTACTCAATCTTACCTCTATAGATCCTGGGGAGCGCTATACCCTGCTGTTAAAGGAATCTTCCTTCATCATCAGAAAGGCTTCTGTAGAAATGATAGCCGCTTATCTCGGGGTTTCCAGAAAGACATTAAACCGCATCCGGGCAAAAAAAAACTAA
- a CDS encoding MauE/DoxX family redox-associated membrane protein, whose product MNTYPFVIIISILLVIMWAYAAISKLLYLSTFKEALATQVFPEWIGKILVWVLPSSELAIAGLLLFQKTQILGMYASFGLMLLFSLYVGGAVYNIYERTPCACGGLFTKLGWKKHFRVNIFFTILSIIGIILLESGR is encoded by the coding sequence ATGAATACTTATCCATTTGTCATCATCATTAGCATTCTGCTTGTCATCATGTGGGCCTATGCTGCAATTTCTAAACTTCTATACCTGAGTACATTTAAGGAAGCCCTGGCCACTCAGGTATTTCCTGAATGGATAGGAAAAATTCTGGTTTGGGTATTACCCAGCTCGGAACTCGCCATCGCGGGCCTCCTGCTCTTTCAGAAAACTCAGATTTTGGGAATGTATGCTTCATTTGGACTGATGCTTCTTTTTAGCCTGTATGTTGGAGGGGCTGTTTATAATATCTACGAACGGACTCCATGTGCCTGCGGTGGATTGTTTACAAAACTGGGATGGAAGAAGCACTTTCGTGTCAATATTTTTTTCACGATCCTATCCATAATTGGTATTATACTTTTGGAGTCAGGCAGATAA